CATGCCTGCGGTAAAAGTAAAAGAAAACGAGCCTTTTGATATTGCCCTGCGTCGTTTCAAGCGTTCTTGCGAGAAAGCTGGTGTTTTGGCTGAAGTTCGTCGTCGTGAGCACTACGAAAAGCCAACTACTGTTCGCAAGCGTAAAGCGGCTGCTGCTGTAAAGCGTCACGCTAAGAAGCTACAAAGAGAACAGCGTCGTCGCGAGCGTTTATATTAATTTTTCATTCTATTGCCA
This Spartinivicinus poritis DNA region includes the following protein-coding sequences:
- the rpsU gene encoding 30S ribosomal protein S21, encoding MPAVKVKENEPFDIALRRFKRSCEKAGVLAEVRRREHYEKPTTVRKRKAAAAVKRHAKKLQREQRRRERLY